In Nicotiana tabacum cultivar K326 chromosome 2, ASM71507v2, whole genome shotgun sequence, the following proteins share a genomic window:
- the LOC107829842 gene encoding putative protein phosphatase 2C 55 yields MAVCGSRTSHIGHFVGNITARRLQCGLSMNCTVSYNKRGFEKVRKINMSLRNKGHPNNMLFQYFTTHVTKRWANPKSYIEIGSEGLHNLSPTCFSSGTASAPGVSSDNAKGEEQVANTAADSSEAKIPLKLNSGSFYLPHPAKAKTGGEDAHFMCTLTQAIGVADGVGGWADLGIDAGLYARELMSNSLAAIQEEPKGSIDLIRALDKAYVRTKAKGSSTACIVALTDEGLYAVNLGDSGFMLVRHGYATFKSPAQQHGFNFPYQLDCNNAGDSPSSAMVFKIAVAPGDVLIAGTDGLFDNLYDEDIKVVVLQSVEAGLGPQMTAQRIAELAQQRAMDTNKSSPFSDGAQEAGFEYHGGKLDDITVVVSYITNNENS; encoded by the coding sequence ATGGCTGTTTGTGGTTCAAGAACTTCTCATATTGGTCATTTTGTTGGTAATATCACTGCTAGGCGCTTGCAATGTGGTTTGTCAATGAACTGCACTGTTTCTTACAACAAACGAGGCTTTGAGAAAGTTAGAAAAATCAACATGAGTTTGAGAAATAAAGGACATCCCAACAATATGCTTTTCCAGTACTTCACGACTCATGTTACAAAGAGGTGGGCCAATCCCAAATCATACATAGAAATTGGATCAGAAGGTTTACACAACTTATCCCCTACGTGTTTCTCTTCTGGAACTGCTTCTGCTCCTGGTGTGTCTTCGGATAATGCTAAGGGCGAGGAGCAAGTTGCTAATACTGCTGCTGATTCTTCTGAAGCAAAGATCCCCTTGAAGCTAAATTCAGGATCTTTTTACCTGCCTCATCCTGCTAAAGCAAAGACTGGTGGAGAGGATGCTCATTTTATGTGTACCCTTACACAAGCTATCGGTGTAGCTGATGGTGTTGGTGGATGGGCTGATCTTGGTATTGATGCTGGGCTGTATGCCCGCGAGTTAATGTCTAACTCTTTAGCTGCAATTCAGGAGGAACCAAAAGGCTCCATAGACTTAATCAGGGCACTGGATAAAGCTTATGTGAGAACAAAAGCAAAAGGTTCTTCTACTGCTTGTATTGTTGCACTCACCGATGAGGGTCTTTATGCAGTTAATTTAGGAGATAGCGGATTTATGTTGGTTAGACATGGATATGCCACGTTTAAATCCCCTGCACAACAACATGGTTTTAATTTTCCTTATCAACTAGATTGCAATAATGCTGGCGATTCACCTAGTTCTGCCATGGTGTTTAAAATTGCCGTTGCACCTGGAGATGTCCTAATTGCTGGTACAGATGGGCTTTTTGATAACTTGTATGACGAAGATATCAAAGTAGTTGTACTTCAGTCTGTGGAAGCTGGCTTAGGGCCTCAAATGACTGCTCAGAGGATAGCAGAACTGGCACAACAAAGAGCAATGGATACTAATAAGTCGTCGCCTTTCTCTGATGGAGCCCAGGAGGCTGGATTTGAGTACCATGGTGGGAAGCTGGACGACATAACTGTAGTTGTTTCTTACATAACGAATAATGAAAATTCATAA
- the LOC107829840 gene encoding uncharacterized protein LOC107829840, whose product MGSEMEIVEQRLKAFVGQLQTEFAILDRLVHKNKNQHRRCSYFQYLLKVRRDLRLLQAANLEEVLSASFQILYGKRPKQKVQLLESLKRRRTDGGKHNFLERLLGVAHLLTQMVEPMLRAATEISTLLARSFFMGFSLTILALLARIRVLVQQMLLDVVCVFNNVSSLSQREQAIKLTQDGFEVFREYFPPKQQVVFLECLWKSDKYVLVERQTEKHAGSQEKEVGEDVSVEASKIQYESIEIFLGDEEPGKITSNDLAEDGQAVIDKDKANSLENPIDLAEDGQAVMDKDKANSLQDPIQESNDEFRAQVDSAIAGPSGNNFNATKAGALPSSSPNKNPAKAKPGSKNNVAFVSVKRPAVSTKSELEFDIYGIEKGDNPSVDKEDPFFSLLTAGNMKSSLF is encoded by the exons ATGGGCTCAGAGATGGAAATAGTTGAGCAGAGGCTAAAAGCTTTTGTGGGTCAGCTCCAGACAGAGTTTGCCATTCTTGATCGACTCGTTCACAAAAACAAGAACCAGCATAGAAGATGCTCATACTTCCAGTACCTCTTAAAG gTGAGACGAGATTTGAGGCTCCTCCAAGCAGCTAATTTGGAGGAGGTTTTGAGTGCctcttttcaaattctttatggGAAAAGACCCAAGCAAAAAGTGCAGCTTTTGGAAAG CCTAAAGAGGAGAAGAACTGATGGTGGCAAACACAATTTTCTGGAGCGACTTTTAGGGGTTGCACACCTGTTGACGCAG ATGGTTGAGCCAATGTTAAGGGCCGCTAC GGAGATATCCACACTTCTTGCACGATCATTTTTTATGGGATTTTCGTTGACAATATTGGCTTTGCTTGCCCGAATAAGAGTTCTAGTTCAGCAA ATGCTTCTTGATGTTGTTTGTGTATTCAACAATGTCTCCTCTTTATCTCAGAGGGAACAAGCCATAAAATTGACTCAAGATGGATTTGAG GTTTTTAGAGAATACTTTCCACCAAAGCAGCAGGTGGTTTTCCTCGAATGTCTTTGGAAATCTGATAAGTATGTGTTAGTTGAGAGACAAACTGAGAAACATGCTGGAAGCCAGGAAAAGGAGGTCGGAGAAGATGTTTCTGTAGAAGCATCTAAAATTCAGTACGAAAGCATTGAGATTTTCCTAGGAG ATGAGGAACCTGGAAAGATAACCTCTAATGATTTGGCTGAGGATGGTCAAGCTGTAATCGACAAAGACAAAGCAAATTCGTTGGAGAATCCTATAGATTTGGCTGAGGATGGTCAAGCTGTAATGGACAAAGATAAAGCAAATTCTTTGCAGGATCCTATCCAAGAGAGTAATGATGAATTTCGAGCTCAAGTTGATTCAGCTATTGCAGGACCTTCTGGCAATAATTTTAATGCTACTAAAGCTGGAGCGCTCCCAAGTTCATCACCCAACAAGAATCCGGCGAAAGCTAAACCTGGATCAAAGAATAATGTTGCATTTGTTTCAGTTAAAAGACCAGCTGTGTCAACAAAGAGTGAATTGGAGTTTGACATTTATGGAATTGAAAAGGGTGATAATCCTAGTGTAGATAAAGAAGATccatttttcagtttacttacTGCTGGAAATATGAAGAGCAGTCTATTCTAA